In Inquilinus sp. Marseille-Q2685, the following proteins share a genomic window:
- a CDS encoding multicopper oxidase family protein has product MALSSWLPRARAAPAEPRTVALSAAPGRAALLGDDATETAIWGYDGRVPGPEIRVRQGEPLKVVVDNRLDQDTTVHWHGIRLPNAMDGVPGLTQPPIRPGERFTYSFTPPDAGTFWYHPHANSLEQLGRGMAGVLIVEEPEPVAADRDLVWMLADWRLTRDERIAAGFGNGMEAAMAGRVGNLVTLNGAIPTDQPVRAGERIRLRLINAALARIMALRFEGHRPIVLAVDGQPCDPHEPEGGRLLLGPAMRLDVVLDLQGEPGKRYRVVDDFYDGLSYPLTVLAYEAGPPIREQPPDTPLRLPPNPLPEPDLATAERHELTLEGGMMGGGAMMGMGGMHGMATPGMDGGAAWAINGVSMTGDGHAGMPPLFTLQRGRSCVLTIRNRTAWWHPMHIHGFSFRMLSRNGAPILHRQWSDTVLLAPKDTVECAFVADNPGDWMLHCHVMDHQMAGLMTVLRVA; this is encoded by the coding sequence GTGGCCCTGTCGTCCTGGCTTCCCCGGGCCCGCGCCGCCCCGGCCGAACCGAGGACCGTCGCCCTGAGTGCCGCGCCGGGGCGCGCCGCCCTGCTCGGCGACGATGCAACCGAAACCGCGATCTGGGGCTATGACGGCCGGGTGCCAGGCCCGGAGATTCGGGTTCGGCAGGGCGAGCCCTTGAAGGTTGTGGTCGACAATCGGCTCGACCAGGACACCACGGTGCATTGGCACGGCATCCGCCTGCCCAATGCCATGGACGGCGTGCCCGGCCTGACCCAGCCGCCGATCCGGCCCGGCGAGCGCTTCACCTATTCCTTCACGCCGCCCGACGCCGGCACCTTCTGGTACCACCCGCACGCCAACAGCCTGGAACAGCTCGGGCGGGGCATGGCCGGCGTCCTGATCGTCGAGGAGCCCGAGCCGGTCGCGGCCGACCGCGACCTGGTCTGGATGCTCGCCGACTGGCGGCTGACCCGGGACGAGCGGATCGCGGCGGGCTTCGGCAACGGGATGGAGGCGGCGATGGCCGGCCGGGTCGGCAACCTAGTGACGCTGAACGGCGCCATCCCGACCGACCAGCCGGTGCGGGCCGGCGAGCGCATCCGGCTGCGCCTGATCAACGCCGCGCTCGCCCGCATCATGGCGCTGCGCTTCGAGGGGCATCGCCCGATCGTGCTGGCGGTCGACGGCCAGCCCTGCGATCCGCACGAGCCCGAGGGCGGACGACTGCTGCTCGGCCCGGCCATGCGGCTCGACGTCGTCCTCGACCTGCAGGGCGAGCCCGGGAAGCGCTACCGGGTGGTCGACGACTTCTACGACGGGCTGTCCTATCCGCTGACCGTGCTCGCCTACGAAGCGGGGCCGCCGATCCGGGAGCAGCCGCCCGACACGCCGCTGCGCCTGCCGCCGAATCCCTTGCCGGAGCCCGATCTCGCCACCGCGGAACGGCACGAGCTGACGCTCGAAGGCGGGATGATGGGCGGCGGCGCCATGATGGGGATGGGCGGCATGCACGGCATGGCGACGCCCGGCATGGACGGCGGCGCGGCCTGGGCGATCAATGGCGTGTCGATGACCGGTGACGGCCATGCCGGCATGCCGCCGCTGTTCACCCTTCAACGCGGGCGAAGCTGCGTGCTGACCATCCGCAACAGGACCGCCTGGTGGCATCCGATGCACATCCACGGCTTCAGCTTCCGGATGCTGAGCCGCAACGGCGCGCCGATCCTGCATCGGCAGTGGAGCGACACCGTGCTCCTCGCGCCGAAGGACACGGTTGAATGCGCCTTCGTCGCCGACAACCCGGGCGACTGGATGCTGCATTGCCACGTCATGGACCACCAGATGGCCGGCCTGATGACCGTGCTGCGCGTCGCCTGA